From the Bacillota bacterium genome, one window contains:
- a CDS encoding SPFH/Band 7/PHB domain protein, which produces MDLGVIFLYVLLFFVFLVALSSFRVIRQSSVGLVERLGSFNRKLPHGLHFVVPFIDRVLPLIDLREHVLDYPPQPVITKDNVTMQIDTVIYYQITDPVKSTYELSNLRGAIEKLTQTTIRNVIGELALDETLTSRERINSQLREILDIATDKWGVKVNRVELKSIDPPRDIKDAMEKQMRAERDKRAQILTAEGERQSNILTSEGRKQATILEAEGARTQVILAAEADRQKRILQAEGEAEAILKVYEARARGLTMIKDVSPDQALLTIQGFDALREMAHGQATKIIIPSDLAGLAGSLRALAETIK; this is translated from the coding sequence ATGGATTTAGGCGTTATTTTTCTCTATGTGTTGCTCTTCTTTGTCTTCCTCGTAGCCCTCAGTTCCTTCCGCGTCATCCGGCAATCATCAGTCGGATTGGTGGAACGCTTGGGTAGCTTTAATCGTAAGCTGCCCCATGGTCTACACTTCGTGGTGCCCTTTATTGACCGCGTCTTGCCACTTATTGACTTGCGCGAACATGTACTTGATTACCCGCCACAGCCAGTCATCACCAAGGACAATGTGACCATGCAGATTGATACCGTCATCTACTACCAAATAACCGACCCCGTCAAATCAACTTATGAGTTGTCTAACCTGCGTGGCGCGATCGAAAAGCTTACGCAGACCACCATTCGCAATGTCATTGGTGAACTAGCCCTCGACGAAACCCTTACCTCGCGCGAGCGCATCAACTCGCAGCTGCGCGAAATACTTGATATCGCCACCGATAAGTGGGGTGTCAAAGTGAACCGCGTCGAATTAAAGTCTATTGATCCGCCCCGCGACATAAAGGATGCCATGGAGAAGCAAATGCGCGCCGAGCGCGACAAGAGAGCGCAAATTCTCACCGCTGAGGGTGAGCGGCAATCAAACATTCTCACCTCTGAAGGTCGTAAGCAAGCGACTATCCTCGAGGCTGAAGGTGCGCGCACCCAAGTTATACTCGCGGCTGAAGCCGACCGGCAAAAGCGCATCCTGCAAGCGGAAGGCGAGGCGGAAGCAATTCTTAAGGTTTATGAGGCTAGGGCGCGCGGGCTAACCATGATAAAAGACGTAAGCCCCGACCAAGCTCTCTTGACCATCCAAGGCTTTGACGCTTTGCGCGAAATGGCGCATGGTCAGGCCACCAAGATAATTATACCGAGCGACCTGGCTGGGCTGGCGGGTTCACTGCGTGCTCTGGCCGAAACCATAAAGTAG
- a CDS encoding NfeD family protein — MGAWITWAILGLLLVALEMVTPSFFIMFFGLGALAASAVAALGYSLVVQLLAFLVTTVICFVFLRKYALRMRGGPMIQTNYDALVGKTGIVTKTIAMETGLGQVKVRDEDWSALAETSTEIAQGEMVEVVAVSGVRLIVRRAHER, encoded by the coding sequence ATGGGTGCTTGGATAACTTGGGCGATACTTGGCTTGCTGCTAGTAGCCCTAGAAATGGTCACACCGAGCTTCTTCATTATGTTTTTTGGCCTAGGTGCTCTCGCTGCCAGTGCCGTAGCTGCCCTAGGCTACAGCCTCGTCGTACAGCTCTTGGCCTTCTTGGTCACGACGGTGATCTGCTTTGTGTTTCTTCGCAAGTATGCGCTTAGGATGCGGGGCGGCCCCATGATACAAACAAATTACGATGCCCTAGTCGGTAAAACCGGTATCGTCACCAAAACAATAGCCATGGAGACTGGCCTTGGGCAAGTAAAGGTGCGCGACGAAGATTGGTCGGCCCTTGCGGAAACGAGCACCGAAATTGCCCAAGGTGAAATGGTCGAAGTCGTGGCCGTCTCTGGGGTGCGGCTTATCGTGCGCCGTGCGCATGAAAGATAA
- a CDS encoding response regulator, whose amino-acid sequence MVDLAWRRWGIVLRTKVLVIDDQVGIRALLTEVFTVLGYEVIEAGNGSEGLEVMDKRKPDIILLDMKMPGLSGIETLRLIRARNHHVPIILVTAYQENDMMAEAEKLGVTARLVKPFDIEELQRIVRRVSEIDDLLVAGT is encoded by the coding sequence ATGGTAGATTTAGCATGGAGGAGGTGGGGAATCGTGCTTAGAACAAAGGTGTTAGTCATTGACGATCAAGTGGGCATCCGTGCGCTACTGACAGAAGTTTTTACAGTACTCGGCTATGAAGTTATCGAGGCCGGCAATGGGAGCGAAGGACTTGAAGTAATGGATAAGCGCAAACCTGACATCATTCTGCTCGACATGAAAATGCCGGGGCTTTCCGGCATTGAAACCCTTCGTCTAATACGAGCGAGAAATCATCATGTGCCTATTATTTTAGTGACGGCGTACCAAGAGAACGACATGATGGCAGAGGCAGAGAAGCTCGGTGTGACAGCTCGTCTAGTCAAGCCGTTTGACATCGAGGAACTGCAACGCATTGTGCGTCGTGTGTCTGAAATAGACGACCTCCTGGTTGCGGGAACTTAG